A single Cannabis sativa cultivar Pink pepper isolate KNU-18-1 chromosome 7, ASM2916894v1, whole genome shotgun sequence DNA region contains:
- the LOC133039659 gene encoding uncharacterized protein LOC133039659, with the protein MDKEWMKENKLSKEYEEGVEYFMEFAIKNGDDPNMIPCPCVMCRNFKKLSGVDVRVHLYKFGIDSSYKNWIWHGERVTRPNSSKRARREHVLNNNFDNDMFNNVEENFAERPYEIVRLIEESEKPIYPGSKVTKMSFLVRMYNLKARNRWSDNGFSQLLSYMCEIFPEGNNIPSSTYEAKKVLRSLGMENEFAEASNCPVCKYSRWKLNDNGKELKIGTPAKLLWYIPPIPRFKQLFHNPEHSKSLVRHDEERIKDGKLRHPADSPSWKKIDDMYRKLFSDPRNLCLGLSADGINPHSSMNSNYSCWPVNLVIYSYFPSFSALAAFVEAMAKTRSKRGEN; encoded by the exons ATGGATAAAGAATGgatgaaagaaaataaattgtCTAAGGAATATGAAGAGGGTGTTGAGTATTTCATGGAATTTGCCATAAAAAATGGCGACGACCCTAATATGATACCTTGCCCATGTGTGATGtgtcgaaattttaaaaagttgaGTGGTGTAGACGTAAGAGTACACCTTTACAAATTTGGTATAGATTCGTCATACAAAAATTGGATTTGGCATGGTGAGCGGGTGACTCGACCGAATTCTTCGAAAAGAGCTCGCAGAGAGCATGTATTgaacaataattttgataatGACATGTTTAACAATGTAGAAGAAAATTTTGCAGAACGCCCATATGAAATTGTAAGACTGATTGAGGAGTCCGAAAAGCCAATTTATCCAGGGTCTAAGGTTACAAAAATGTCATTCTTGGTTAGGATGTATAATTTAAAGGCTAGAAATAGATGGAGTGACAATGGGTTTTCTCAACTACTTTCTTACATGTGTGAGATTTTCCCTGAAGGTAACAATATCCCTAGTAGTACTTATGAGGCGAAGAAGGTATTGCGATCACTGGGCATGGA GAATGAGTTTGCTGAGGCTAGTAATTGCCCTGTGTGTAAGTACTCTCGTTGGAAGTTGAATGATAATGGGAAAGAGCTTAAAATTGGCACTCCTGCAAAATTGTTGTGGTATATTCCCCCCATCCCTAGGTTTAAGCAATTATTTCACAATCCAGAACATTCAAAGAGTCTTGTACGGCATGACGAAGAGAGAATTAAGGATGGAAAATTGCGTCATCCAGCGGATTCTCCATCTTGGAAGAAAATTGACGATATGTATCGAAAATTATTTTCGGATCCTAGAAATCTTTGCCTTGGTCTTTCTGCAGATGGAATTAATCCTCATAGTTCAATGAATAGCAATTACAGTTGCTGGCCAGTCAATCttgttatttatagttattttccCTCGTTTTCTGCTCTTGCAGCTTTTGTTGAAGCTATGGCGAAAACAAGGTCAAAAAGGGGGGAAAATTGA